One genomic region from Osmerus eperlanus chromosome 6, fOsmEpe2.1, whole genome shotgun sequence encodes:
- the pcgf5a gene encoding polycomb group RING finger protein 5-A isoform X1 produces MMAERKHLVREFNHFITCYLCKGYLIKPTTVTECLHTFCKSCIIQHFEDSNDCPKCGIQVHETNPLEMLRCDNTLEEIIFKLVPGLREKEEEQEAEFWKRNQLKDNGPGDGLRCKKQRSEEDEDEDDDYHRSDPQIAICLDCLRNNSLSGENTVKDLIKRYIRCSSRVTVGTIKKFLSLKLQLPSSCELDVLCNGEIMGKDHTLEFIYMTRWRLHGDNAYPMVLEYRPRIDFG; encoded by the exons ATGATGGCGGAAAGGAAACACCTGGTCAGAGAGTTTAATCACTTCATCACCTGCTATCTTTGCAAAGGTTACCTGATCAAACCAACAACAGTCACAGAATGCCTGCACACCT TTTGTAAGAGCTGCATCATCCAGCACTTTGAGGACAGTAATGACTGTCCTAAGTGTGGCATCCAGGTCCATGAAACTAACCCTCTGGAAATGCTACG GTGTGACAACACTCTGGAGGAGATCATCTTTAAACTGGTGCCTGGCCTCAGAGAGA AAGAAGAAGAGCAGGAAGCCGAGTTTTGGAAGAGGAATCAGTTGAAAGACAACGGCCCAG GGGACGGGCTCAGGTGCAAGAAGCAGAGgagtgaggaagatgaggatgaagatgatgactACCACCGGAGCGACCCACAGATCGCCATCTGCCTCGATTGTCTCCGTAACAACAGTCTGTCAGGGGAAAACACAGTCaag GACCTGATCAAGAGATATATACGCTGCTCCAGTCGAGTCACCGTGGGAACCATCAAAAAGTTCCTCAGCCTGAAACTACAACTTCCAAGCTCCTGCGAG ctgGATGTTCTGTGTAATGGTGAGATCATGGGAAAGGACCACACTCTGGAGTTCATATACATGACCCGCTGGAGACTACACGGTGACAAC GCTTATCCTATGGTTCTGGAATACAGGCCTAGAATAGACTTCGGGTAA
- the LOC134022533 gene encoding probable E3 ubiquitin-protein ligase HECTD2: protein MMTEYNFALSEEERERARLPPIFHTSTLMGPGHGTKQPFPSLGAVISTLSQRRETGGRGTAGTQPGGPGGRHGRELPPISTDVRQKQKISIDTLPPEVKAPFPSDPIIPLRTKTTKEFQEDVERAVVSGDFRDVRQFYLTTFDSFIEINAAFKREANAPFNTTEDSGVNSKFVNAVYDALLFTPPDIQKSVLKGIINSLLREWKGPRTKDDLRAYFVLVQNPQYSSTSTYVIFAHLLRQMASLSEADHHFLVHWFKKLSQRRFRQLVEHLLQFISTRLFPAEPDDLPPLAKCSWWIPSATKVLALFNAANSVSSPAILSFTEFYNITLDHIDFMEQYRTWQNHGNSNRFSFCQFPFILSTVVKKAIIQRDSEQQMISMARQSLVNKVSRRQRVDMNLLFLNIRVRRAQLLSDSLDELTRKKADLKKKMKVTFVGEAGLDMGGLTKEWFLLLVRQIFHTDYGMFTYLKDSRCHWFTSWKCDNYSEFQLVGTLMGLAVYNSIALDIHFPPYCFKKLLTPPILPCDQNTPVGMATPTLEDLQQIMPDLARGLGDLLSYEGNVEEDFYLTFQVFQEELGVVKSTNLKAGGDKIPVTKLNRKEYVQLYVDFLLNRSIYKQFAAFYHGFHSVCASDALLLLRPEEVEMLVCGSPELDMTALQRAAQYEGYNKTDPTVRCFWEVVLAFPLELQKKLLHFATGSDRIPVGGMADLNFKIAKIDVSTNWLPISHTCFNQICLPPYRSRKELKHKLTIAISNAEGFGLE, encoded by the exons ATGATGACTGAATATAATTTCGCCCTttcggaggaggaaagggaacgTGCCAGGCTTCCACCAATATTTCATACATCAACTCTGATG GGTCCGGGGCATGGCACAAAGCAGCCCTTCCCCTCGCTGGGCGCCGTCATCTCCACGCTGAGCCagaggagggagactgggggtcGGGGCACAGCGGGCACACAGCCTGGCGGACCGGGGGGGCGCCATG GGAGGGAGCTTCCACCTATCAGTACTGACGTCAGGCAGAAACAAAAGATTTCCATTGACACTCTTCCCCCTGAGGTGAAAGCCCCGTTCCCATCCGACCCTATCATCCCGCTCCGCACCAAGACAACCAAAGAATTCCA ggaggatGTGGAACGAGCTGTCGTGTCAGGAGACTTCAGGGACGTCAGGCAGTTCTACCTCACCACTTTTGATTCCTTTATAGAAATCAATGCTGCCTTTAAG AGAGAGGCCAACGCTCCATTTAACACCACAGAGGACTCTGGAGTCAACTCCAAGTTTGTCAACGCTGTTTATGATGCCTTACTCTTCACA CCCCCGGACATCCAGAAGTCTGTGTTGAAAGGCATCATCAACAGCCTGCTGAGGGAGTGGAAGGG TCCTAGAACAAAAGATGACCTGAGAGCGTACTTTGTGTTGGTTCAG aacCCACAGTACTCCAGCACCAGTACCTATGTGATCTTTGCCCACCTGCTCAGACAGATGGCGTCCTTGTCTGAGGCAGACCACCACTTCCTGGTCCATTGGTTTAAGAA gctgtctCAGAGGCGATTCCGGCAGCTGGTGGAGCATCTCCTTCAGTTCATCTCCACCCGACTGTTTCCCGCCGAGCCAGATGATCTTCCTCCTCTGGCCAAGTGCTCTTGGTGGATCCCCTCCGCCACCAAGGTCCTCGCTCTGTTTA ACGCTGCCAACAGCGTCTCATCCCCCGCCATCCTGTCCTTCACCGAGTTCTACAACATCACCCTGGACCACATCGACTTTATGGAGCAGTACCGCACCTGGCAGAACCACGGCAACTCCAACAG GTTCTCCTTCTGCCAgttccccttcatcctctccacaGTGGTGAAGAAGGCCATCATCCAGAGGGATTCTGAACAGCAGATGATCAGCATGGccaga CAAAGCTTGGTGAACAAAGTGTCTCGCAGACAGAGGGTAGACAtgaacctcctcttcctcaacaTCAGGGTACGACGAGCCCAACTGCTCAGCGACTCACTGGATGAg ttgACCAGGAAGAAGGCAGACTTGAAGAAGAAGATGAAGGTGACGTTTGttggggaggcagggctggacaTGGGCGGACTTACCAAGGAGTGGTTCCTGCTGCTGGTCCGACAGATCTTCCATACAGACTACG gcATGTTCACCTACTTGAAGGATTCCCGTTGCCATTGGTTTACTAGCTGGAAGTGTGACAACTACTCTGAGTTCCAATTGGTTGGGACT CTGATGGGTCTGGCTGTGTACAACAGCATTGCCCTGGACATCCATTTTCCACCCTACTGCTTCAAGAAGCTCCTCACTCCACCCATCTTGCCCTGTGACCAGAACACCCCCGTTGGCATGGCAACCCCCACCCTGGAGGACCTGCAACAGATCATGCCG GACCTGGCTCGTGGTCTAGGAGACCTGTTGAGTTATGAAGGGAACGTTGAGGAGGACTTCTACCTGACCTTCCAG GTTTTCCAGGAAGAGCTGGGGGTCGTGAAGTCCACCAACCTGAAGGCTGGCGGAGACAAGATCCCAGTCACCAAGCTCAACAGGAAGG AGTATGTCCAGCTGTATGTAGATTTCCTGCTGAATAGGTCAATTTATAAGCAGTTTGCTGCTTTCTACCACGGCTTCCACAGTGTGTGCGCCTCTGATGCTCTGCTG CTGCTGCgaccagaggaggtggagatgctGGTGTGTGGCAGTCCTGAGCTGGACATGACTGCCCTGCAGAGAGCTGCCCAATACGAGGGCTACAACAAGACCGACCCCACAGTCCG ctgtttcTGGGAGGTAGTGTTGGCCTTCCCCCTGGAACTGCAGAAGAAGCTGCTTCACTTCGCCACAGGAAGTGATCGTATCCCTGTGGGAGGGATGGCCGACCTCAACTTCAAGATTGCCAAGATTGACGTCTCCACCAACTG gctgCCCATCTCCCACACCTGCTTCAACCagatctgcctccccccctaccGGAGCAGGAAGGAGCTCAAGCACAAGCTGACCATCGCAATCTCCAACGCAGAGGGCTTTGGTCTCGAGTGA
- the pcgf5a gene encoding polycomb group RING finger protein 5-A isoform X2 has translation MMAERKHLVREFNHFITCYLCKGYLIKPTTVTECLHTFCKSCIIQHFEDSNDCPKCGIQVHETNPLEMLRCDNTLEEIIFKLVPGLREKEEQEAEFWKRNQLKDNGPGDGLRCKKQRSEEDEDEDDDYHRSDPQIAICLDCLRNNSLSGENTVKDLIKRYIRCSSRVTVGTIKKFLSLKLQLPSSCELDVLCNGEIMGKDHTLEFIYMTRWRLHGDNAYPMVLEYRPRIDFG, from the exons ATGATGGCGGAAAGGAAACACCTGGTCAGAGAGTTTAATCACTTCATCACCTGCTATCTTTGCAAAGGTTACCTGATCAAACCAACAACAGTCACAGAATGCCTGCACACCT TTTGTAAGAGCTGCATCATCCAGCACTTTGAGGACAGTAATGACTGTCCTAAGTGTGGCATCCAGGTCCATGAAACTAACCCTCTGGAAATGCTACG GTGTGACAACACTCTGGAGGAGATCATCTTTAAACTGGTGCCTGGCCTCAGAGAGA AAGAAGAGCAGGAAGCCGAGTTTTGGAAGAGGAATCAGTTGAAAGACAACGGCCCAG GGGACGGGCTCAGGTGCAAGAAGCAGAGgagtgaggaagatgaggatgaagatgatgactACCACCGGAGCGACCCACAGATCGCCATCTGCCTCGATTGTCTCCGTAACAACAGTCTGTCAGGGGAAAACACAGTCaag GACCTGATCAAGAGATATATACGCTGCTCCAGTCGAGTCACCGTGGGAACCATCAAAAAGTTCCTCAGCCTGAAACTACAACTTCCAAGCTCCTGCGAG ctgGATGTTCTGTGTAATGGTGAGATCATGGGAAAGGACCACACTCTGGAGTTCATATACATGACCCGCTGGAGACTACACGGTGACAAC GCTTATCCTATGGTTCTGGAATACAGGCCTAGAATAGACTTCGGGTAA